The genome window aactaataattgggtatgtaaaataataataaaaattttaatatgaaaaattgaaaattgtgaAATTCCATGATAAGAAGGTGAGAACTACTACTAAATAGATAATAAGAGGGTTAAGTATCTCGAACAACTTTCtaaatcaaatttgtaaatcGTATAATGTGTTATTAACATGAAATAAACACATTAATCGACCTTAtataataatcaaatcatcaacaattacgtcatataatttacaaaatttaatctaaaaagttaatctccctaacattatcaTCTTCATATAAACATGCAAGTCCTAATAAAGGACGTTTTGACAATTAAGCTTTATTGTTGGCATGTAATTGAgtaagagatttttcagtgtgaccgtcacATAAGAcggtacaccacgtgtctctATGTAAATGGttgaatatgtgtgttaaaagattaatagcttaaaaattaaaatttttcaccacttacataaaaacatgtgATGTATCACCCGTAtttccgtcacaactaaaaattttccGTAATTGAGTAGAGATTTACAGTAATAATTCAGTTCACCTGATGCCATCTGGCCTTCTAATATTCACCAAAAAGATTTGGATCAACTAGATTTCATCAGCCATCCAACTGTCACAAttctatattattatatatatggagagagagagagagagtaaaattaGTATGATTAAAATTACAGTTTACCTAAACCACATAGAATCCTCCACGGATTTCTATGAGCTTTATAACCAAAGAAAAGGTCAAGTACTCTCCCACACCACACTCATCTACTGCTCACAAAAACTTGTTCCACCGTCCACGTGTTCCCATGCATGTCTCCATGCTCAAATCTTCCCCACACCTGTCCCTCTCCACCCCCTCTTAACATCTCCCGcacctctctctcactccccctcccccccctctctctctctctctctctttcaacgCATCCATGGCCGACCGTCACCAAAACCCAGCGCAAACCCAGCAGCAGCAGAGAGCTCCGAGACACAGCAACCATAACACCCCGACAAATGCCTCCACATTCCTACGTAAACTCCAAGGCAGTGCACCCAACTCTACCCAGCTCGTCGGCTTCCTCACCCTCCTCGTCTCCGGCGCcattctcctcctcctcacCGGCCTCACCGTCACCGCCACCGTCCTCGGAGTAATGTTCTTCACCCCTCTCATCATCGTCTCCAGTCCCATATGGGTCCCCCTTGGCATCATCCTCGTCCTCACTGCCGGCTTCTTCGTGTCCATGTGCGGGTTCGGCGCCGCAGCCGTCGCCGGTTTGTCTTGGATGTACAGGTACTTCAAGGGGATGCACCCGCCCGGTTCGGACCGGGTCGACTACGCAAGGAGCCGGATTTACGATACGGCGAGCCACGTCAAGGATTATGCTAGAGAGTATGGCGGATATTTACACAGTAAGGTCAAGGATGCAGCTCCCGGTGCTTAAACCTACGATCGAGAGCTATAggatttgttttctttcttcacCGGTCCAGTTTATTGTTGAATGTTGAACCTGCAGATATGATGGACTTTTATtacgtttcttcttctttttttttattttttggtcgaTCTTTTATTACGTTTCATGTCTCTGATATttggtttgtttcttttttatttttagttaaatttttttttctttttggggtCAGATTTAAGGGCTTTATTTAGTAGATGGTTTGGGCTTTTGCTCTTTATGTTGTTATGGTTTTGGTAGTGGAAGGAAATCTACTTGTGTGCATGGACCCAAAAAATATTTGACCTTTcttaccttttttttcctttggttAAATGGAATTCATGAATTATTCTACTTGAACTGGAAAAATGGAGCAATAATATAGTTTTGCTAATACGACTACAATCCATCGATGGTTGGTAGTTACTAGACATGCCCTAAACATTATTtgattgtaaaataaaacaacaaagcgcatgtttgaaaatatttttaaaatgattaaaaatagagaaactgTTTCTGGTGCAAAACACTTGAAGTGGAAGAACTACCCAGTTATGTGTTTTTCTCGAGAAGCATTTCAAGTGCTTTTTTAAgcgtttttattaaaatttgatttaaaaatatttttatcaaaattgtttttaattattttttaaacttagCACTGGCATTGAAGTCGTACTTGGAAAAGTTATCAaagaaaaatttcataattattattgacgatttattttttcttcaattaagCTATAGATTTGTTCTAAGTTATTATTTTCTTCTTGGACCCGAAACTTACTCTGAGTTGACCTGACCTACGAGAGTCAAACCCAAGGACTTGGTTATTCATCGATGGATACTTCCTTGCTTCCTATCTTTTCTCACCAAATACCAAAAATGAAAGTCAAAGAGAAAACCAATTAGCAGCATGTCGCGGGTGGTACGAAGCATTCTATTTGAACAATCTTAGAACTTGATTTTTTTATTCTCTACTACAAATAATGTGCGTGTAATTCAACATTCAACGAAAACATTGTTTTCCTTGCAGATGACGGTAGATCAAAGGCATATTTTACATAAATAATTGAAGAATATTCATCAAGTTTgaaagttttcatcaaattatcGATGTTCACTTCAAATTATAAGACTGTAAGAATCGTGCATGTGACTCTGTGATTTATATACAACCTTTGGGCAACTGGTGGAGCCAGTCTTTTGTGCGTGTATGTGTTTCCGAGTACTTTGTTAGGCTAAGACTTAGGTAATAGGTCATTTGTGCACGTCTCTCTCTTCGTCTGACATTTAACGTGAAAAGAGATATCACGcagggaaaaaaaatatgaatatgTAATGTGCCGCATGCGAATTGTTAAGAGAAATAGGAGAGGATTTGTCACGTAACGTTGCACGCGAAATAGGAGAGAGGAGTATGCACAAAAATGTTAAGGGTATATAGGCTCTCAATTTGTAGGTAACTTTGGTATCTATGGGTTTATTTGTTCTTTCAAAATGTGGGATTTGCATATGTTGTTTGTGTATAGGTTTTGGTAAAGGATTCTTGAATGGTTGTAATGCTCATTACAtgatttattattattagatgAGTTTAAACTTTGAAATTTGTGTATATTTATTATACATatctcgaaatttaaactcatctaatgTTAATAAATAGAGTGATGAATATTACCATCACTTAAAGGCGATGAGCAAAAATATTCCAAATATGTTCCCCTTGACATCACATTAGAGATGACCTTTTGAACTCTTCTAATGAATGATTATTTGTTGAATAAAATAGTGTAGAATTAGTATGCacatttaattgaaaaaaagaaagaaaagaatatgTGACATTAGTATTTCCTACTTCCCATCATCTCTAAGAAGATAATATATTCTGATAAGATAGATTGAGATGCCACCCGTGCACTACTAGTGGATCAAATCGAGGCCTAGCTCGAATGTTAGTGCCTCATAGTGGATCACAATTTATTCCAATTGCAGTTTTTGACAATAATGTGTTAGTGTTAGTAATTTGTCGGCTTAGAGTTTAGACCACACATTCATTTGGTAATAAAGCCAATAAAGCAGGCAGGTTGGCTAGTGGTATTTAGTTGACTGCGTTGTGCATCCGAATTCGAATTTCTCTACTTACAAATTAGTTTCAAATAGATAATAAacgaatgaaaataaaatacacCCAAATAATAATTTGAAAAGATGGCAATCTCGATCATATGTTCAGGGAAAAAACTTAAGTTACACTACCTGACCAACTAattagtcttagtttcaatcaAATTAATGATGTCGCATCATTATTATTTGTCATAAAAACTTTTAATGAGAAACATGTTGATAGTTTTGAAAACTATGTCATTGATGtatatcaatatcgataatataGTCAATATATCGGCAATCAATATCGTAATGATATATTTGTAACATTGAATGATTGAGCCAGCCAACTACTCAAGGATGTGAATGATATAAATGTTCAACATAAATAAAATCTAAAACCCACGAGTCCattactaaatttaaaaatcatcCACAAATTAAAGGGGTTGCAAAATCCAAATGTGTTCCATATGTACGCACGTCCCCGCCCTATTACACTGGAGAAGTTCAACTACCTACTTCCGACGACGACGTCAACTGTGGCCCCTAAAACCCATACATGCGCCCACCATACCAATAAGAACTCACTTGCGTGACACGTCACGACACAACAGTTGCAATACCACGAAAACGAAGCAAAAAAAACACAGACAAATTAACGCTGGAAAACATGTCGTCTTCTCCGACGAAAAACACTTGAAAGTTAACGGCGCCGTCAGTTTATCTTACCCCTCTCGAGGTACCCCGGCAAAGGACTTGCACGTGGGGACCTTATGGGAGCTCCGTTAAGTTTCTTCCCGTCAATATCGTAATAAATGACGCCCGAGAAATTCAACGGCTCGCACTTATCCCCCATCAGGATCGACCTCTGCCATACCCCACCGTCCCCccactcctcctcctcctcagtGTGGAGGCGGCCCCTACTGTCCGATTCCTCGCCGATCTTTTTCCGGTGCAGGAACGTGATGGCCTTGTTGCTTATGGTCGACATTAGCTTCTTCGGCTTCCTCATCATCGGTGACTTATTCGGCGCAACTTTCGACTGGTGGTTGTTTTTTATCATGTTGGAGTTGGCGGCCTTCAGTTTCCCCGAGAGGCGGCGGGCGATGGCGAGGAGTGCCGAGACGGAGGCCACCATACGGGCTTTGGACTTCAGGCGCATCGAGGAGTCCGAGTCAGAATACTCGCTTGTATGCAGATGACGAGCCATGTTAGAGATTTTTAGCGTATCCGAAATACTGCCGGAAGGAAAAGTTGGCGGGGAGGAGGTGTTTGGGGGTGCGGGGAGTTTTGGTGGTGGGTGCAATGAGAGAGGTGTTACGTGTGGTGGTGGGTATAAATAGGGTGAAGAATGAGTTTTGGTGACCGGTTATTGCCGGTGGatgttattttttcatttttttgggtGGAAGAGTTGGGGGTGAACCGGTGGCTTTCGGGTTGACTTGGACTAGGGTTAGAAGTTGGTGTGTAGAACAATGAGAGCCATGATAGGGTGTTGTGTGACACATTGATATTTTGATGTACTTCTTGGATAAGCACAAAAATTTCCACATTCTCATAAAATAGTGCATTGTATTTGGAGTTATGATTCTTTTCATATTTGTTGCATGAATCCCTTTGTTATTTtccctttttccttttgttcCTTCCTTAATTTGGATTGGAAATGAAGGAAATAGAATTTCAATCTTTGAtgggtttgaaatttgattGGAGTAGGatttttttcccttcaaatttcttttccctcatcacttagtactacggtctaatgatattactctttacttgtaagtgagaggtcttaggtttgattctcgcgaAAAggtgaatttaaaccacattattgctataCGTTGGGAGGCTTAACCTGCTTCTCCGTTCcgtttagtgtagataatatcatttgttaaacaaaaaataataataaaattattttcccTTGCCTCATctcttatttgaacggtcacgagAATAAGGAATGTGGAAGGGAGATAATCATATTCCAATTTGTTTTCTATATAgtgaaagaaaattaatgactTTTCTTATGTATATGTACTGTAAGAATTACGATTCCTAAATAGccaaagaaaattatgaaatttcttTAATAATATTTGTCAGGCATTCTTATTTAATGAATTACTTTTTTGATAGAACAATGCTAGAGAGACCACAACTGTAAGCCAATTTATAACCCTAATGtaatcttcttttctttttcttttttattctcaTAACCTActtgtttttctttccttttatctCATTACACGTTTGTGTCTTACTTTAGTGCttaaagtttttgtttatttataaaGCATGTGTTTAGTATATAAAATTGATATATACGCGTGTGAAATATGTTTTAGGCACCTGAGAGCCACAGTAAATATGCTATGTAATCGTGCTGAGTCATggtaattaaaatcaaattatcaaaattgtGCATTTTGCTTATGTAATATAATAAAAAGTGACGGTCAGGATTGGATCTGTAATTACTAACTAACTTGCAGATGGGGTTCCACTTTAAGGGTCGTGATTGGTCAGCGTAGATTGAGGACTTTTATGTTTTGGTCCGAGTATATCGACAGACCTTTTTAGTTATTGCGATGCAAAGAGCTTAAGCTGAGAAAGAAAAGTGAGCCAAGCGGTGGTTGAGTCAACTCGCATTGCAAGTAGTTTTAGTGAAGTTTGCAATTAAAACTCGAGTGATGTTAGAGAGTGTGTCAAGAACATTGTTCGAATACATTAAGcgtaataatataattagtgAAGTTTCTAATCAATTGTATTATGAGGTACGATGTTGTGTTCTCAGTATATTAAAAGTTTTCTCATTAGAGAGATCATCTATATAAACTATAGTTTATAGACTAAATGATGTGGCGGTTGAGTTTGATTCCTTCtttaatgattaaaaaaaaatttaactttcAACCGCCACATAatatagtttacaaaatatgatATAATTAAAAAGATATTTCTCAAAGATTTTCCTTAAAGATATCATTCGaagatacatacatacatatatcctGCCAAGTCTTACCTTGTAACTGATGGCAGAAAAGAACGGACATGAAACATATAGTTTTAAAGTGGCGGTGTTTCACATCAATTATGTGAAGTTATgcgaaaaataaaacaaaatatgtaACATCTTATTATTTGATTTATAATACTAGAGTAACGTTTCTGAGGGTGTAGGTAAGTCCGTCTCTTGATTGTGGTTTTGGGGCACATAATATTACATTACATTAGTGCCAAAGCCGGTCTTAGGTTGGACTGAGTGTTGCAACTTGGAAATGTGTTTGCGTAATCTCATTCATTTAGGAATTTAGGGCTCACACGAGATTGCGACTTGGTCTTTCCATGATTTTATAGACTTTTTGGtttctgatttgaaaccattaTCTCTCAACCTGTAGTAGATCACTATCTATATAGTTAGGCATGAAGCATGCATTAATCGTTGTTCTGGTTTGGCCACCACAAAAGTTATCTCCCTATATTTCTACCATCCAATTCCTCAAGTCTGAAACTAATCATCGCCCATTTCTGCGTACCCACAGTTTTCCTTTTGGAAACCCTGGGCAGCACGAGGCAAATTTGGCAGATTGAAATCATGCATATATACTTTGAAGGGGCACGTAGTGCGTAGGCTACCTTCCATCTCTAACATTTGAGTGATGAATAATTAGCAACTTATAGAATGGTTTATCAGGTCAGTTAACACTTATAAGCCGTAATATATATTAGGTCCATTGGAtggcaacacacacacacacacacacacacacacacacacacatggagTGAATCCGtagtaccattttttttttacataacttTTGACACACGTTTTTATAGGGATCATtccgtaatgtattttaacgattgaaccgtctatcttttagaacatcatttatagatcattcttgcaaaacaatttagacaaatccaaaaccattagatattcatttgtagtgaagaaaatagacGGATACGGGTATACAAAAAAACCTAAACTCTTAATCTAATGGTCGTATGATCTTagattttggtgattttttggTAGATAGGATATTTGAGAGAATATCTAAGATATACGGTTCGGATTGTTGAAATATATTATGAAGTGACCCTCAAAAATATGTGTAAAAAAATTGATGACACGGTTCCATCCCCATATATATTAAGGTTTATTTGATAATC of Malus sylvestris chromosome 6, drMalSylv7.2, whole genome shotgun sequence contains these proteins:
- the LOC126626781 gene encoding oleosin G-like codes for the protein MADRHQNPAQTQQQQRAPRHSNHNTPTNASTFLRKLQGSAPNSTQLVGFLTLLVSGAILLLLTGLTVTATVLGVMFFTPLIIVSSPIWVPLGIILVLTAGFFVSMCGFGAAAVAGLSWMYRYFKGMHPPGSDRVDYARSRIYDTASHVKDYAREYGGYLHSKVKDAAPGA
- the LOC126625085 gene encoding uncharacterized protein LOC126625085, which encodes MARHLHTSEYSDSDSSMRLKSKARMVASVSALLAIARRLSGKLKAANSNMIKNNHQSKVAPNKSPMMRKPKKLMSTISNKAITFLHRKKIGEESDSRGRLHTEEEEEWGDGGVWQRSILMGDKCEPLNFSGVIYYDIDGKKLNGAPIRSPRASPLPGYLERGKIN